Proteins from a single region of Candidatus Desulfofervidus auxilii:
- a CDS encoding glycosyltransferase family 4 protein, whose product MKSSKSYKPKHVLFLTYHLPLESEPGAFRPWMEARLLKRAGYKVTVITSGVQYMTGEDIRPYKAWCTEEIVEGIRILRTWAPKHYRRSLFRRIFNYISYAVLAGLASILKVGKVDRVFAGTHPIFIMPIVYSVSLIKHAPMVLDERDLYPETAIALGIIKPGIFSKLLFKLQQFFRKKAAGILAATPGIRKRLIDYGISPQKIFLLYNADVFLNNSLPSSGDGSLFLHKLINKKILVGYIGGLGKVNDVLTLLKAAKRLKNFKQLGFVIVGSGEKKEEYIKFCKENDLDNVLFLSAVPRKEARNLIRQLDICIQALPKNEHFSSTLTSKTFDYHALGKPMIFCGSGDTAELLQKSGGGVVVPSENDEALAEVIKLLVENPSLREKMGESARQWYEKNINIEKACIIIQKAIEGYNS is encoded by the coding sequence ATGAAGTCAAGTAAGAGTTATAAACCAAAACATGTGCTTTTTCTTACTTACCATTTGCCTCTTGAGAGTGAACCCGGAGCTTTCAGACCCTGGATGGAAGCCCGTCTTTTAAAAAGAGCAGGTTATAAAGTAACAGTGATTACATCTGGTGTTCAATATATGACTGGTGAAGATATAAGACCTTATAAAGCATGGTGTACAGAAGAAATAGTTGAGGGAATTCGTATTTTGCGAACATGGGCTCCTAAGCATTACCGGCGGTCGTTATTTCGTAGAATATTTAATTATATTAGTTACGCTGTTTTAGCTGGTTTAGCTTCTATATTAAAAGTAGGAAAAGTAGATCGAGTTTTTGCTGGTACACATCCAATTTTTATAATGCCTATAGTATACTCAGTTTCTTTAATCAAGCATGCCCCGATGGTGCTTGATGAAAGAGATCTTTATCCTGAAACAGCTATCGCTCTGGGAATAATAAAACCAGGAATATTCTCAAAACTTCTTTTTAAACTTCAACAATTTTTTAGAAAAAAAGCTGCGGGAATTCTTGCTGCTACCCCTGGAATAAGAAAGCGACTTATAGATTATGGTATCTCCCCTCAAAAGATATTTCTTCTTTATAACGCAGATGTTTTCTTAAACAATTCCTTACCTTCTTCTGGAGACGGTTCTCTTTTTCTTCACAAACTTATAAATAAAAAAATTCTCGTAGGATATATAGGAGGATTAGGTAAAGTTAACGATGTTTTAACCCTTCTTAAAGCTGCTAAACGACTTAAAAATTTTAAGCAATTAGGCTTTGTTATAGTAGGTAGTGGTGAGAAAAAAGAAGAATATATAAAATTTTGTAAAGAGAATGATCTTGATAATGTTTTATTTTTATCTGCTGTACCAAGAAAAGAAGCTAGAAATTTAATTAGGCAGTTAGATATTTGTATTCAAGCTTTACCTAAAAATGAACACTTTTCAAGTACACTTACAAGTAAAACTTTTGACTATCATGCTTTAGGCAAGCCAATGATTTTCTGTGGTTCTGGAGATACGGCAGAACTTTTACAAAAAAGTGGTGGTGGAGTGGTTGTTCCTTCAGAAAATGATGAGGCACTTGCTGAAGTTATTAAATTATTAGTAGAAAATCCCTCCCTTCGGGAAAAAATGGGAGAATCAGCTCGTCAATGGTATGAAAAAAATATTAATATAGAAAAGGCTTGTATAATTATACAAAAAGCTATAGAAGGTTATAATTCATAA